The Maritimibacter sp. DP1N21-5 DNA window CAGCTTCACGCAGTCGGTCCTGATCAATCGCCGCGGGCACAACCCCGAGCGCGATGTTTTCGGCCACCGGCGCATCTGTCAGGAAGATATCCTGCGGCACATAGCCAACACTCTGCATCCAGGCGCCAACATTGTCTTTGGTGATTTCGCATTGATCGACCACCAACCTGCCCTCGCTAGGCGCCATAAGGCCCAAGATGATATCCGCCAATGTCGTCTTGCCGGCCCCTGTGCTTCCGACAATCCCGATTTTCTCGCCCGCCCTGATCGAGAGCGAAACCCCGCTCAGACCGGCTTGTTCGGCATTGGGATAGCTGAAGGAGATGTCATCGAGATCGAGCGCTTTCTTTAACCCGAGGGCAGCAGGCGCCTTTTGGGGAACTTTGTTCGAGTTCTTGCACTGAACCAGATCCTCATGCACCGCATCGACAGCCGCCGAGCCCGCCTGCATTTCGGCCAACGACGTGTAGAGCTTTGAGAGCTCAGGCATCATGCGCTGGCCGGCAAACGCGAAGACCCCAAGGATGGGCAATAGCCCGCCCAAGGCGGCGCCAGATGCAACGCCTGCAGGATCGATCAAGAGTAGGCAGAGAAGGATAACACCACCCAAAGCCACCGCATGCAAGGCAAATTGGGGAACTTGGGAAAGTACAGTGATCTTGGCTTGTGCACTTGCCATCCGGACCGACGGCACCGCGTATCTTTCGAGATACGCTTGCTCACGACCCAGAAGCTTGATGTCCTTGATGCCGGTGAGAGATTCATTGGCAAGACGAAAGCGCTGATGATTGGCATCGACACGCATCTGTCCAAGCCCCTTGAGGCTGTTGCGTTTGACACGGAATATGAGCATATAGCTACCTCCGAGCACAACAAACGAAACGACGGCCACGACGGGCTCGACCCACAGGAGCAATCCGACAATCGCCAATGTCGTCATGGAAGAGGCAACGAATTCCGCTGCATAGCGCAAGAAACGCGTCACAACCTGCTCCGACTCCGTCAACACCCTTGGCCCCATTTCCCCCGAATGGCGATTAAGGAAAAACGCGTAGGGCTGCGCAAGGTAGCTGGCGAGCAGTCGATAGCTGATAGTATGGATGCGCATCATCGAGAACCGCGCCACGACCCAAGTCTTGGCGATTTGGATCAGGCTTGAGGCCACTATCACTGCAAAGGACGCAAGCCCGAGCCCAACAAGAAAGCCATAAACAGAGGTGAAGCCGAAGACTTCATATGCCCAAGCCAAAGCTCGTGTCTTCTCGATTTGGGCCGGATCGGCTAGGACGGCCAAAAACGGCATCACGGAGCCAACCATGGCGGCAGACGCAAGTGCGCCGATAATGATAACACCTAGCACAATCCAAGCGTTGCGTCGCTCCCGCGCATCCAATAGCGCCCAAGCCTTCTTCCAGGTCAAAAGATCAATCATGACAGTTCATCACAAGTCGTCCCACATCACCATTTCACCGAGTGTCTCCCATGGTCAGGCCGTCTCCCTCGAGATCACGCCGAAGCTCGGCAATCTCTTCCCTTAGCGCCTCGTACTCTTCGAGTTTGCGGCTCAGGAAGCTAGCTGTCAGCCGAGTCTTCTCGGATAGACCCTTCGGGGTAAGGTTGTAGGCGTAGCGCCCCTTGTGATTGGATGACATGAAACTCTCGAACTTCACAAAACCCTTTTCAGCGAGCGCTTTCAAAAGATAATAGGCTGAGCCATTTGACACACCCACGCTTTCGGCAATTTCGCGGGTGCTCAGCTCTGGGTTTTCGGCAATAAGGCACAAAACCCGGAACCGCGCCTCTTCGCGCGCCGCTTGGCGTTTGGTTACCAAAAAGCCCGCCTTAAGACGGCTACCGCACCGAAACTCGCATCGGCGGAGCCCGGTCGCATGAGACGAATTGTGAGAACGGTTGTCATTCGGTATCGCTCAATTTTGAGCACTATGCCAAATTGGAGGGTGCTGCAAGTCCCGGCGGAGGGAGGCCCGCGGGCGAAATGGCGAGACTTTGCCTTTAGGTCCAGGCTCGCCCACTTGATACTAGGTCAAGTCGGCGGCACGCCTAAAAAACTTCGGTGCGGAGCAACGTGCCGCTGCCTCCTAACCCATTCATACAAGAAGGTGAAGGACACCCATATGCCTTTTGCTGCAACATGAACGCGCACCTGACGGGTTGCGTCATCGGCAAGGTCGTACATAAGTCCAGCCCCAGGCGAACCGGAGCAACCATGACCCCTGACACAAAAACGACTTGGTACCTCGTCCAGATCAAGCCCAACAGTCTGCGGGTCGCGGAGCGAAACCTCGTGCGTCAGGGGTTCGAGGTCTTCGCGCCCCTGACGGCAGAGACCAAGCGCAGTCGGTCAGGCTTCGTCGAGCGAACAACCCTGCTCTTCCCAGGCTACATGTTCGTAGCGGTAACTCCCGAGACCAAGAGCTGGAGCACGGTGAACTCGACCAATGGAGTAAGCAGGGTCGTCAAGACGGCCGATCGTCCGTCACCGGTGCCAGGCGAACTCATAGACCAGTTGAGAGCCCGATGCGACCTCGACGGCCTTCTGAAGCCCCTCGAAACACTGGAACCCGGCACCAACGTGCTGGTCTCGACGGGTCCCTTTGCCGAATTCATCGGGCAGGTCGAACAGATGGCTCCGGACCAGCGCGTCTGGGTCCTGATCGACATGATGGGGCGCACGACTAGGGTGGCCCTACCACGCGACGGGCTGACGTCGACCTGAGGCCCAACCTCAGGCCCGACCTCAGAAGTTCATGGTAAAGGTAATGCCCGCGCCGTCGCGCGAAACGCTGGGCATGGCGTCGAAGGAAATGCCACGGCGTTCGGAGTAATTGTTCAAGACTACTTGTCCAATGACGGTGCCGAGGAAGGCGCCGGCAGCCATATCGCTGACCCAGTGGCGGTGTCCGCGGATATTGGATACCGACAAAAGGGTTGCCGCCGCGTAGGGAAGCAGCGAGTTGTCATATACGCCCGAGTAGACACGCGCAGCAGCGAAAAACTGCGTGTAGTGGTAACTCGGAAAAGACGTGCCCTGTGCGGCTGCCCTGAACTGGATGCCGCCACTTTCCCTCCAGCGATACGGATCTGCCGTGAAGTGCGTCGGCATCGCCGCCGTCGTGCTGCCTTTTGGGTAGCTCGACAGGTTGGGTGTCGGGCGTGCCCGACCAAACACCGGCTTAAGCAGCACGTGAGACGTCAGATAGGAATAAGCGATCGCCTTGCTCGACAGGACGGCGGCGACTTGGGCACGTTCGTCATTGAAGGCAAAACCGTAGGCATAGGTCGCGGCGATCCCAGCCAACAGGAACTCATCCTCGTCTGCCAGCTGGCCAGCATTCACGATCGGCGGCAGGTCAAAGCCGTCGAAAATCGGCTCGATCTTGTCTTGGTAGAAGGACGTGAACTCATAGTCGTTCAAGACGAGGAACGCCGTGCCGACCGCGGCGGCACCAAACAGCACGGGTTTACGCACCGGCGCTGTCGCGATGTCGAACAGATCGTTGGACACGCCACGTACGCCGCCGATCGTTTCATTCAGCACACGCCCGGATTTCGTCCAGCGCGACTCCCCGGTGTCGCGGAAATACACCTCTGGCAGAGCGCTGTAGTATGTCAGCCTGGGAACAATCTGCACCCGCTCCGGCAGCTCATACGTGCCCTCGCTCCATGCCGGTGCGGCAAGGCCCACGGCAGTAACAAGACTAATGACCCACCGAAGCATCCCGTGTTCCCCGCATCTGAAATTTCGAAGCTGTCCGGGACTGTCTTAGTCCCGACGGAAAATTGAGCCAAACCGTTCCGGACGAAAAATGCGGCCTGTGGCATTCTGGTCCGCCAAGAGGTCTTGCGCAGAATTCGGGCTCACGCCCGCCCCTTTGAACAAAACCCGGCCACGACGAGTTTGCTTCCCACAACCCTTTGGGAGGTTTCTCATGGCGTCGTCACGCCCGATCTGGAAAGGCCAGTTGCGGCTCTCGCTCGTTTCAATCCCGGTGGAGATCCACAGCGCGACCAAGTCCGGGGCGCGGGTGTCGTTTCGGCAGATCCATGGGCCGTCGGGCAAGCGGGTCCGGTATCAGAAGACGGTGCCGGGGGTGGGCCCCGTCAAGAGCGAGGAGATCCTCAAAGGTTACGAACTGGGCGACGACGAATACATGCTGATCGAGCCGGAGGAGCTGGACGCGATCAAGCTCGAGACCAAGAAGACGCTGGAACTCGTCCAGTTCGTCGGCAACTGCGAAATCCCGCCGCTTTATTTCGATCGGCCCTATTACGTCGTCCCGACCGACGATCTGGCCGAGGACGCCTATCGCGTGGTTCGCGACGCCTTGCGTCAGTCCGAGAAGATCGGTCTTGGACAGTTGACGATGCGCGGAAAGGAGTACCTTTGCGCGATCCGGCCCTGTGGCGACGGATTGTTGCTGGAAACCCTCCATTACGCCGACGAGATTCGGGAGGCCGACCCGCTCTTTTCGGAGATCGAGGACGATCCGGCGGACAAGGAGCTTCTTTCGGTCGCCACCGAACTCATCGACCGAAAGACCAAGGCCTTCAGTGCCGAGAATTTCGAAGATCACTATGACGCCGCCCTGCGAGATCTCATCGAGCGGAAACGGAAGAACAAGAAGACCCCGCGCACGAAGGTCGGCGACAGCGGCTCCGAGGAGGGATCCGACAATGTGGTCGACCTGATGTCGGCGCTGAAGGAGAGCCTGAATAAGGACGGGGGCAAGAAGAAACCGGCGAAGTCCTCGAAACGCTCGAAGTCCGCCTGATGGGACGGCTCGACCGATATATCGAGAAGCGGAATTTCGAGAACACGCCCGAACCGCAAGATGCCGACGCCGGCGATGCGCTGGCCCTGCGCTATTCGATGCAGAAGCACGATGCGACCCGGACCCACTTCGATCTACGCCTTGAATGGGACGGCGCGCTTCTGAGTTGGGCGGTCACGCGGGGACCGTCGCTCCAGCCATCCGAGAAACGGCTGGCGGTCAGGACCGAGGATCATCCCCTCTCCTACCTCGGTTTCGAGGGCACCATTCCCGAAGGCAACTATGGCGCGGGCACGGTCATGCTCTTTGATATCGGCCATTGGCAACCGGTCGAGCCGGTCGCGAAGGGGCTGAAGAAGGGGCATCTTCATTTCCGGCTTCATGGACAGCGGCTGACGGGTGGCTGGCATCTGGTCAGGATGGCGGGCAAGAAATCCGGCGACAAGGGCCGCGAGAACTGGCTCATGATCAAGGAAGAGGACGAAGCCGCGGGGCGGCGCGATCCGGTCG harbors:
- a CDS encoding ABC transporter ATP-binding protein, giving the protein MIDLLTWKKAWALLDARERRNAWIVLGVIIIGALASAAMVGSVMPFLAVLADPAQIEKTRALAWAYEVFGFTSVYGFLVGLGLASFAVIVASSLIQIAKTWVVARFSMMRIHTISYRLLASYLAQPYAFFLNRHSGEMGPRVLTESEQVVTRFLRYAAEFVASSMTTLAIVGLLLWVEPVVAVVSFVVLGGSYMLIFRVKRNSLKGLGQMRVDANHQRFRLANESLTGIKDIKLLGREQAYLERYAVPSVRMASAQAKITVLSQVPQFALHAVALGGVILLCLLLIDPAGVASGAALGGLLPILGVFAFAGQRMMPELSKLYTSLAEMQAGSAAVDAVHEDLVQCKNSNKVPQKAPAALGLKKALDLDDISFSYPNAEQAGLSGVSLSIRAGEKIGIVGSTGAGKTTLADIILGLMAPSEGRLVVDQCEITKDNVGAWMQSVGYVPQDIFLTDAPVAENIALGVVPAAIDQDRLREAAQIARIDQFIIEEMPEGYQTHIGERGVRLSGGQRQRIGIARALYHDADLIVFDEATSALDNLTEREVMEAIDALPGDKTVLMIAHRLSTVKRCDRIIVLDKGRVAGCDTWTALSAGNAAFQRIAQLDETTSHR
- a CDS encoding MarR family EPS-associated transcriptional regulator, whose protein sequence is MVTKRQAAREEARFRVLCLIAENPELSTREIAESVGVSNGSAYYLLKALAEKGFVKFESFMSSNHKGRYAYNLTPKGLSEKTRLTASFLSRKLEEYEALREEIAELRRDLEGDGLTMGDTR
- a CDS encoding transcription termination/antitermination protein NusG, with the translated sequence MTPDTKTTWYLVQIKPNSLRVAERNLVRQGFEVFAPLTAETKRSRSGFVERTTLLFPGYMFVAVTPETKSWSTVNSTNGVSRVVKTADRPSPVPGELIDQLRARCDLDGLLKPLETLEPGTNVLVSTGPFAEFIGQVEQMAPDQRVWVLIDMMGRTTRVALPRDGLTST
- a CDS encoding phosphatase PAP2 family protein, giving the protein MLRWVISLVTAVGLAAPAWSEGTYELPERVQIVPRLTYYSALPEVYFRDTGESRWTKSGRVLNETIGGVRGVSNDLFDIATAPVRKPVLFGAAAVGTAFLVLNDYEFTSFYQDKIEPIFDGFDLPPIVNAGQLADEDEFLLAGIAATYAYGFAFNDERAQVAAVLSSKAIAYSYLTSHVLLKPVFGRARPTPNLSSYPKGSTTAAMPTHFTADPYRWRESGGIQFRAAAQGTSFPSYHYTQFFAAARVYSGVYDNSLLPYAAATLLSVSNIRGHRHWVSDMAAGAFLGTVIGQVVLNNYSERRGISFDAMPSVSRDGAGITFTMNF
- a CDS encoding Ku protein, whose translation is MASSRPIWKGQLRLSLVSIPVEIHSATKSGARVSFRQIHGPSGKRVRYQKTVPGVGPVKSEEILKGYELGDDEYMLIEPEELDAIKLETKKTLELVQFVGNCEIPPLYFDRPYYVVPTDDLAEDAYRVVRDALRQSEKIGLGQLTMRGKEYLCAIRPCGDGLLLETLHYADEIREADPLFSEIEDDPADKELLSVATELIDRKTKAFSAENFEDHYDAALRDLIERKRKNKKTPRTKVGDSGSEEGSDNVVDLMSALKESLNKDGGKKKPAKSSKRSKSA